One part of the Denticeps clupeoides chromosome 16, fDenClu1.1, whole genome shotgun sequence genome encodes these proteins:
- the aktip gene encoding AKT-interacting protein, which yields MNPSWGMSANTGRKRSDNEDPSGQGDHRSSPARPAFGKKLPAIPKNSVPIAKPASPATSTQSANGTHASYGPFYLEYSLLAEFTLVIKQKLPGIYVQPSYRSALMWFGVIFIRHGLYQDGVFKFTVYIPDNYPDGDCPRVVFDIPVFHPLVDPVSGELDVRRAFAKWRRNHNHIWQVLMYARTVFYKINTHEPLNPEAAVLYDKDIQLFKSKVVDSVKLCNSHLFDQPKMDDPYAISFSPWNPAVHEEAKERMFSHKRRPEDHHKGLQVSGLSWVKPGSTQPFSKEDSSLQT from the exons ATGAACCCGTCGTGGGGCATGTCGGCGAATACTGGGCGTAAG AGATCCGACAATGAGGATCCGAGTGGGCAGGGAGATCACCGATCCAGCCCAGCTCGGCCTGCGTTTGGGAAGAAACTCCCCGCAATACCCAAGAATTCAGTCCCCATCGCTAAACCCGCATCTCCAGCCACATCCACGCAGTCTGCAAATGGCACACATGCCTCGTATGGCCCGTTCTACCTGGAGTACTCCCTTTTGGCCGAGTT TACGCTGGTGATTAAGCAGAAGCTCCCAGGCATTTATGTCCAACCATCTTACAGATCAGCTTTGA TGTGGTTTGGTGTAATATTCATCCGACATGGACTGTACCAGGATGGAGTTTTTAAATTCACAGTTTACATACCTGATAACTACCCAGATGGTGACTGTCCT AGAGTGGTATTTGACATCCCGGTATTTCATCCACTGGTGGACCCTGTCTCTGGTGAACTGGACGTCCGAAGAGCATTTGCAAAGTGGAG GCGCAACCACAACCATATTTGGCAGGTATTGATGTATGCTCGGACTGTGTTCTACAAAATCAACACTCATGAGCCCCTCAACCCAGAAGCTGCTGTTTT GTATGATAAGGACATTCAGCTCTTCAAAAGCAAGGTTGTAGACAGTGTGAAGCTATGCAACAGCCACCTCTTTGACCAGCCCAAGATGGATGATCCTTATGCAATAAG CTTCTCTCCCTGGAATCCAGCGGTCCATGAGGAGGCCAAGGAAAGAATGTTTTCACACAAA AGACGGCCTGAGGATCATCACAAAGGTCTTCAAGTGTCTGGCCTATCCTGGGTAAAGCCTGGCTCCACACAACCTTTCAGCAAGGAGGACTCCTCTCTCCAGACCTGA